Proteins from a genomic interval of Salvia hispanica cultivar TCC Black 2014 unplaced genomic scaffold, UniMelb_Shisp_WGS_1.0 HiC_scaffold_240, whole genome shotgun sequence:
- the LOC125198762 gene encoding proline-rich protein 12-like gives MASIIELEIHRKLSSSFFDPARAPKAPPPSSTPPPSACSTSYVDISDLDYAEELYHRTVVHGGPTPPPRRHRRLPPPGKTPGQNPVPLLPPPPFPLLPPSSLLSPLHPPLPPPSGVTGPLFGPGGQPPSVRPAVPAGLASSFGAHRRAREEMSAGVGSRWSGEPGAGGGGFGDPVENFTQGEEGPARGGVQREDWHVLAGQRVSGGGGIPVAEEGSEGRGGARGAVKRAPGSRGGGTGTGGFL, from the exons ATGGCATCAATTATAGAGCTAGAGATTCATCGCAAGTTATCTTCTAGTTTCTTCGACC CTGCGAGAGCACCCAAAGCACCACCACCATCATCGACCCCTCCGCCTTCGGCCTGCTCCACCTCCTACGTCGACATCTCCGACCTCGACTACGCCGAGGAGCTCTACCACCGCACCGTCGTCCACGGCGGCCCCACCCCTCCGCCgcgccgccaccgccgccttCCGCCGCCTGGGAAAACACCGGGCCAAAACCCCGTCCCCCTCCTTCCCCCGCCCCCTTTCCCCCTCCTCCCCCCCTCCTCCCTCCTTTCCCCCCTGCACCCGCCCCTCCCCCCCCCCTCGGGGGTCACCGGCCCCCTGTTCGGGCCGGGGGGTCAGCCGCCGTCCGTTCGACCCGCGGTCCCCGCCGGCCTCGCGTCGAGTTTTGGGGCCCACCGCCGCGCTCGTGAAGAGATGTCGGCGGGGGTCGGATCGCGCTGGAGTGGAGAACCCGGGGCGGGGGGGGGGGGCTTTGGGGACCCGGTGGAAAATTTTACGCAAGGGGAGGAGGGGCCGGCACGTGGGGGAGTGCAACGAGAGGATTGGCACGTGCTGGCAGGGCAGAGGGTGTCGGGGGGTGGGGGTATTCCGGTGGCGGAGGAGGGCTCGGAAGGGCGGGGGGGGGCGAGGGGGGCGGTGAAGCGGGCCCCGGGTTCGAGGGGCGGGGGAACCGGGACTGGGGGGTTTTTATAG